DNA sequence from the bacterium genome:
CATCGAAATGATGGAGCGCGAGATCGAAGAGTTCTGGACCAAGTATGTGATGACCAACACCCCGCCGCCGGCTAAAACCTTGGGCGATTTGCAGGCCATCTATCCTATCGCCGGCCCACCGCCTATCGAGGTGACCGAAGATGTCTACCTGCAGGTCCGCACCTTGAAAGAGCTGAAAGAAAAAATCAAGCGCCTTGAAGCTGAGGCCAAAGAGATCGACTTTCAGGTGCGGGTCATGATGGGCAACTCTGACAGCGCCACCTACCAGGGCCAGGAAATCCTCACCTACAAGAANNNNNNNNNNNNNNNNNNNNNNNNNNNNNNNNNNNNNNNNNNNNNNNNNNNNNNNNNNNNNNNNNNNNNNNNNNNNNNNNNNNNNNNNNNNNNNNNNNNNGTGATGAATGCCGCCATGCTTGGGCTGGACATCACCCCGCAGTTCGGGCAGGCCTACTTTGTCCCGCGCAACAACTCCAAGATCAACGCCAAGGAATGCACCTTCATGGTGGGCTACAGGGGATGGGTGCAGCTGTTCCGCCGCTCCGGCGAGATCTCCACGATCTACGCTGAGGTGGTCCGTGAAGGCGACGAGTTCACGGTCGAATACGGCCTGGAGAATAACCTGGTCCACAAACCGAACCTCACCAAGCGCGGCAAACTGATCGCCGTCTACGCGGTGGTCAAGTACAAGGACGGTGGTTATAATTTCTCCGTTCTGACTGAGGCCGACGTTCTGGCCCGCAAGCGCAGAAGCCAAGCCGTGCAGAATGGCAAGTCTTCTCCATGGGATACCGACCCCGAAGCCATGTGGAAAAAGTCGGCCATCCGGTCCTTGATCCCCTACGTCCCCGCCTCTGTCGAAATGCTCAAGGCCGCTGTCACCGATGGCGCGGTGATCAATTCCGACATGTTCAGCCAGGAGACCAAAGACCTGGACCTGGACAAGATCGAGA
Encoded proteins:
- a CDS encoding recombinase RecT, translated to VMNAAMLGLDITPQFGQAYFVPRNNSKINAKECTFMVGYRGWVQLFRRSGEISTIYAEVVREGDEFTVEYGLENNLVHKPNLTKRGKLIAVYAVVKYKDGGYNFSVLTEADVLARKRRSQAVQNGKSSPWDTDPEAMWKKSAIRSLIPYVPASVEMLKAAVTDGAVINSDMFSQETKDLDLDKIENAEETEAEDVTGQDKEDPKPQPQQEKKERPQDAKDEFLSMARPLMTTIIKARGSDYFARVLATVGYNDLESVPLNMQSRMIDALQYEVDHINK